From Diceros bicornis minor isolate mBicDic1 chromosome 17, mDicBic1.mat.cur, whole genome shotgun sequence, the proteins below share one genomic window:
- the LOC131415983 gene encoding olfactory receptor 6C6 produces the protein MKNQSIEIEFILLGFTDDPQLQIVIFLFLFLNYTLSLMGNLIIILLTLLDPRLKTPMYFFLRNFSFLEIIFTTVCIPRFLITIVTREKSISYNNCAAQLFFILLLGVTEFYLLAAMSYDRYVAICKPLHYPIIMNSKMCHQLVLSSWATGFLIIFPPLVMGLKLEFCASKVIDHFMCETSPILQISCTDTHVLELMSFVLAVVTLVVTLVLVILSYTCIIKTILKFPSAQQRTKAFSTCTSHMTVVSMTYGSCIVMYIKPSAKERVTVSKGVALLYTSVAPLLNPFIYTLRNQQVKDILRDMLQKMLCFSKKQL, from the coding sequence atgaagaaccaGTCAATTGAAATAGAGTTCATTCTCCTAGGATTTACAGACGACCCACAATTGCAAATTGtgattttcctgtttttgtttcttaattACACATTAAGCCTGATGGGGAATTTAATCATTATCCTCCTCACCTTGCTGGATCCTCGCCTCAAGACACCAATGTATTTCTTTCTCcgaaatttctcctttttagaaATCATATTCACAACAGTATGCATTCCCCGATTCCTGATAACCATTGTGACTAGAGAAAAAAGCATTTCATATAATAATTGTGCagctcaattattttttattcttttactggGAGTTACAGAGTTTTACCTCCTGGCCGCCATGTCCTATGACCGCTATGTTGCCATCTGCAAACCCCTGCATTACCCAATCATTATGAACAGCAAAATGTGCCATCAGCTGGTACTCAGCTCTTGGGCAACTGGGTTCCTAATCATCTTTCCCCCATTGGTCATGGGACTCAAGCTGGAATTTTGTGCTTCCAAAGTAATTGATCACTTTATGTGTGAAACATCTCCTATCCTGCAGATCTCCTGCACAGATACTCATGTCCTAGAATTGATGTCTTTTGTCTTAGCTGTGGTGACACTGGTGGTCACATTGGTACTAGTGATTCTCTCTTACACTTGCATCATTAAGACCATTCTGAAATTcccttctgcacagcagaggaccAAAGCTTTTTCCACCTGCACTTCCCACATGACCGTTGTCTCCATGACTTATGGTAGCTGTATCGTTATGTATATTAAACCATCTGCAAAAGAAAGAGTGACTGTCTCCAAAGGTGTAGCTTTGCTGTACACCTCAGTTGCCCCTTTACTAAACCCGTTCATTTATACCCTAAGGAACCAGCAGGTAAAAGATATCTTGCGGGATATGTTACAAAAGATGCTGTGTTTTTCAAAAAAACAGTTGTAA